The Elaeis guineensis isolate ETL-2024a chromosome 14, EG11, whole genome shotgun sequence genome has a segment encoding these proteins:
- the LOC105057199 gene encoding UDP-xylose transporter 3, which translates to MGEGERFQLGTVGALSLSVVSSVSIVICNKALISSLGFTFATTLTSWHLLVTFCSLHVALWMKLFEHKPFDARLVMGFGVLNGISIGLLNLSLGFNSVGFYQMTKLAIIPCTVLLETLFFKKNFSRSIQLSLVILLLGVGIATVTDLQLNMLGSILSLLAVVTTCIAQIMTNTIQKKFKVSSTQLLYQSCPYQALTLFIIGPFLDGFLTNQNVFAFKYTAQVLIFIVLSCLISVSVNFSTFLVIGKTSPVTYQVLGHLKTCLVLTFGYVLLNDPFSWRNIFGILVALVGMILYSYFCTIESQQKASEASAQLSQVKESESDPLLNVESGPAVATDDAAPKAPVWSSNKDLHA; encoded by the exons ATGGGAGAGGGAGAGCGGTTCCAGTTGGGGACCGTTGGCGCGCTGAGCCTGTCGGTGGTCTCGTCGGTGTCGATTGTGATCTGTAACAAAGCGCTCATCAGCTCCCTCGGCTTCACATTCG CCACCACTCTGACAAGTTGGCATCTCCTGGTCACGTTCTGTTCTCTTCATGTGGCACTGTGGATGAAACTATTTGAACATAAGCCTTTTGATGCAAGGTTGGTAATGGGCTTTGGAGTACTTAATGGAATCTCTATTGGGCTTTTGAACTTAAGCCTGGGTTTCAACTCTGTCGGTTTTTATCAG ATGACTAAGCTGGCAATCATTCCGTGCACTGTTTTATTGGAGactctttttttcaaaaagaacttCAG TAGGAGTATCCAGCTCTCACTTGTCATCCTTCTTTTGGGTGTTGGAATTGCAACCGTGACAGATCTGCAGCTCAATATGCTGGGATCTATATTATCGCTGCTTGCAGTTGTTACTACTTGCATTGCTCAGATT ATGACCAACACTATTCAGAAGAAGTTTAAGGTGTCTTCCACCCAACTTTTGTATCAATCTTGTCCTTATCAAGCACTGACCCTATTCATCATCGGTCCATTTCTTGATGGGTTTTTGACAAACCAAAATGTTTTTGCTTTCAAGTACACAGCTCAAGTTCTG ATTTTCATTGTGCTATCGTGCCTAATATCAGTCTCCGTCAACTTCAGTACATTTCTTGTAATTGGAAAAACATCACCTGTCACCTATCAAGTCTTGGGTCATCTGAAAACTTGCCTTGTCTTGACTTTTGGCTATGTTTTACTTAATGATCCATTTAGCTGGAGAAACATATTTGGAATTCTAGTTGCATTAGTTGGGATGATCTTGTATTCTTATTTCTGCACAATTGAGAGCCAGCAAAAAGCTAGTGAAGCATCTGCTCAGTTATCACAG GTAAAAGAAAGTGAATCTGATCCTTTACTCAATGTTGAAAGTGGACCTGCTGTAGCAACTGATGATGCTGCTCCAAAAGCACCAGTATGGAGCTCAAATAAAgatttgcatgcatga
- the LOC105057198 gene encoding superoxide dismutase [Mn], mitochondrial isoform X2, whose translation MALRAIAGKKTLTLGLGFGPRGAVAASCPGLGLRLRHVRGLVTFSLPDLPYDYGALEPAISGEIMQLHHQKHHQTYITNYNKALEQLEEAMAKGDSSKVVHLQSAIKFNGGGHINHSIFWQNLKPANEGGGEPPHGSLGWAIDTDYGSVEALVQKMNAEGAALQGSGWVWLALDKEMKKLKVETTANQDPLVTKGANLVPLLGIDVWEHAYYLQTELAVGLKLNPTGRLDQT comes from the exons ATGGCTCTCCGCGCCATCGCCGGCAAGAAAACCCTAACACTAGGGCTAGGGTTTGGGCCCCGTGGAGCCGTCGCCGCCTCCTGCCCAGGGCTGGGTTTGCGGCTCCGCCACGTTCGGGGCCTCGTGACCTTCTCGCTGCCGGACCTCCCCTACGACTACGGCGCCCTCGAGCCCGCCATCAGCGGCGAgatcatgcagctccaccaccagAAGCACCACCAGACGTACATCACAAACTACAACAAGGCCCTCGAGCAGCTCGAGGAGGCCATGGCCAAGGGAGACTCCTCCAAGGTCGTCCACCTCCAGAGCGCCATCAAGTTCAATGGCGGAG GTCATATCAACCACTCAATCTTCTGGCAAAATCTTAAGCCTGCTAAT GAGGGTGGTGGTGAGCCTCCACATGGGTCACTTGGTTGGGCAATTGATACGGACTATGGTTCAGTGGAGGCATTGGTGCAAAAGATGAACGCAGAAGGTGCCGCATTGCAGGGATCTGGATGGGTG TGGCTTGCTCTGGATAAGGAAATGAAAAAACTTAAGGTTGAAACTACTGCAAATCAG GATCCACTTGTGACTAAGGGAGCAaatttggttcctttgcttggtATAGATGTGTGGGAACATGCATACTACCTGCAG ACTGAGTTAGCTGTGGGcttgaagctgaacccgaccggAAGACTTGATCAGACCTGA